In the genome of Molothrus aeneus isolate 106 chromosome 5, BPBGC_Maene_1.0, whole genome shotgun sequence, one region contains:
- the ZNF800 gene encoding zinc finger protein 800 isoform X1 has product MPLRDKCCQTDHHHHGCCEPVHLLEPGDPPLLQQPLQTSKSGIQQIIECFRSGTKQLKHILLRDVDTIFECKLCRSLFRGLPNLITHKKFYCPPSLQMDDNLPHTKDKQSQAINDLLEAIYPRVDKQEYIITLEPIETNQNAVFQYVSRTDSPDENTESSHIPDQTPVQIQEPSTEQPKTVSAPAPVPAGDILELPPADPVTNNVISTPEEQPPAVNPDLDSLDNSDYGHQLICCLCRKEFHSRRSVRRHIRKVHKKKMEELKKYIETKKKPNQCSARGRNKNVLVALGRSCPVCYKSFATKANVRRHFDEVHRGLRRDAITPDIATKPGQPLFLDTVSAKKSLKTRKQKSSSKAEYNLSACKCLLCKRKYSSQIMLKRHMQIVHKITLSGKNFKREKGPNNATNGTEIQVEPADSVEPSPPSIVLSPQNELKGTNHSNEKKNTPSAQKNKIKQDPENPKSTSKSTTKSTCKSTTKSTPKSTNASAAGGQQKARKPKLSAGFDFKQLYCKLCKRQFTSKQNLTKHIELHTDGNNIYVKYYRCPLCSYETRRKRDVIRHITVVHKKSPRYLGKITASLEIRAIKKPIDLVLNKVTKRGSQKDETKQIGSKQDVTSNSPNKKYEGADVGIEVKVTKNFSLHRCNKCGKAFARKAFLEHHKKTHKANVSHSPEESKTKGRSTRSKAVVWFK; this is encoded by the exons ATGCCTCTAAGGGACAAGTGTTGTCAGACTGACCACCATCACCATGGATGCTGTGAACCAG TGCATCTGTTGGAGCCTGGTGATCCTCCGTTATTACAGCAGCCTCTGCAAACATCAAAATCTGGTATTCAACAAATCATTGAGTGTTTTCGATCAG gAACGAAACAACTTAAACATATCTTGTTAAGAGATGTGGACACGATTTTTGAGTGTAAATTGTGCCGGAGTCTCTTCAGAGGATTACCAAATTTAATTACTCACAAAAAGTTTTATTGTCCTCCAAGTCTTCAGATGGATGATA ACCTCCCACATACAAAAGATAAGCAGAGTCAAGCCATAAATGACCTTCTTGAAGCAATCTATCCAAGGGTAGATAAGCAAGAATATATAATTACATTGGAACCTATAGAAACTAATCAAAATGCTGTATTTCAATATGTGTCAAGGACTGATAGCCCAGATGAGAACACAGAAAGCAGCCATATCCCTGATCAAACTCCAGTACAGATCCAGGAACCCAGCACTGAGCAACCCAAGACTGtttcagctccagccccagtcccagctgggGATATTCTAGAATTACCTCCTGCTGATCCTGTTACAAACAACGTGATATCTACTCCTGAAGAACAGCCACCAGCAGTAAATCCTGACTTGGACTCTCTGGATAATTCTGATTATGGCCACCAATTGATTTGTTGCCTCTGTAGGAAGGAATTTCATTCAAGACGCAGTGTACGCCGGCACATTCGAAAAGTACAcaaaaaaaagatggaagaaCTAAAGAAGTAtatagaaacaaaaaagaaaccaaaccagtGCTCTGCAAGAGGACGAAATAAGAATGTTCTTGTCGCGTTAGGTAGAAGTTGTCCTGTGTGTTATAAATCATTTGCCACAAAAGCCAATGTAAGGAGGCATTTTGATGAAGTTCATAGAGGATTAAGAAGGGATGCCATTACTCCTGATATAGCTACAAAGCCTGGGCAACCTTTGTTCTTGGATACAGTTTCTGCTAAAAAATCTCTTAAGACCAGAAAACAAAAGTCGTCTTCAAAGGCTGAATACAATTTAAGTGCATGCAAATGCCTTCTGTGCAAGAGGAAATATAGTTCACAGATAATGCTGAAAAGGCATATGCAAATTGTTCACAAGATAACTCTTTCTGGAAAGAactttaaaagagagaaaggacCCAACAATGCTACCAATGGCACAGAAATACAAGTTGAACCAGCAGATTCTGTAGAACCTTCACCCCCTTCCATTGTGCTTTCTCCACAGAATGAATTAAAGGGAACAAATCattcaaatgagaaaaagaacacACCgtcagcacagaaaaataagattaaacAGGACCCTGAAAACCCTAAATCAACCTCTAAATCAACCACTAAATCAACCTGCAAATCAACCACTAAATCAACCCCTAAATCAACCAATGCATCTGCTGCAGGTGGCCAGCAAAAAGCCAGGAAGCCAAAACTTTCAGCTGGCTTTGACTTCAAGCAGCTTTACTGTAAACTCTGTAAGCGCCAATTTACGTCTAAACAGAATTTAACAAAGCACATTGAATTACACACAGATGGAAATAATATTTATGTTAAATACTACAGGTGTCCACTGTGCTCTTATGAAACACGTCGCAAGCGTGATGTGATCCGACACATAACCGTGGTTCACAAAAAGTCGCCACGTTACCTTGGGAAAATAACAGCTAGTTTAGAAATAAGAGCAATAAAGAAGCCAATTGATCTTGTTCTAAATAAGGTGACAAAAAGAGGCTCTCAGAAGGATGAAACAAAACAGATCGGTTCAAAACAGGATGTCACCTCTAATTCTCCCAATAAAAAGTATGAAGGAGCTGATGTTGGCATTGAAGTAAAAGTAACAAAAAACTTTTCTCTGCACCGATGTAATAAATGTGGGAAAGCATTTGCCAGAAAAGCTTTTCTAGAACATCATAAGAAAACCCACAAAGCAAACGTATCTCATTCACCTGAAGAAAGTAAAACCAAAGGCAGAAGTACAAGATCTAAAGCTGTTGTCTg GTTCAAGTGA
- the ZNF800 gene encoding zinc finger protein 800 isoform X2 — MPLRDKCCQTDHHHHGCCEPVHLLEPGDPPLLQQPLQTSKSGIQQIIECFRSGTKQLKHILLRDVDTIFECKLCRSLFRGLPNLITHKKFYCPPSLQMDDNLPHTKDKQSQAINDLLEAIYPRVDKQEYIITLEPIETNQNAVFQYVSRTDSPDENTESSHIPDQTPVQIQEPSTEQPKTVSAPAPVPAGDILELPPADPVTNNVISTPEEQPPAVNPDLDSLDNSDYGHQLICCLCRKEFHSRRSVRRHIRKVHKKKMEELKKYIETKKKPNQCSARGRNKNVLVALGRSCPVCYKSFATKANVRRHFDEVHRGLRRDAITPDIATKPGQPLFLDTVSAKKSLKTRKQKSSSKAEYNLSACKCLLCKRKYSSQIMLKRHMQIVHKITLSGKNFKREKGPNNATNGTEIQVEPADSVEPSPPSIVLSPQNELKGTNHSNEKKNTPSAQKNKIKQDPENPKSTSKSTTKSTCKSTTKSTPKSTNASAAGGQQKARKPKLSAGFDFKQLYCKLCKRQFTSKQNLTKHIELHTDGNNIYVKYYRCPLCSYETRRKRDVIRHITVVHKKSPRYLGKITASLEIRAIKKPIDLVLNKVTKRGSQKDETKQIGSKQDVTSNSPNKKYEGADVGIEVKVTKNFSLHRCNKCGKAFARKAFLEHHKKTHKANVSHSPEESKTKGRSTRSKAVV; from the exons ATGCCTCTAAGGGACAAGTGTTGTCAGACTGACCACCATCACCATGGATGCTGTGAACCAG TGCATCTGTTGGAGCCTGGTGATCCTCCGTTATTACAGCAGCCTCTGCAAACATCAAAATCTGGTATTCAACAAATCATTGAGTGTTTTCGATCAG gAACGAAACAACTTAAACATATCTTGTTAAGAGATGTGGACACGATTTTTGAGTGTAAATTGTGCCGGAGTCTCTTCAGAGGATTACCAAATTTAATTACTCACAAAAAGTTTTATTGTCCTCCAAGTCTTCAGATGGATGATA ACCTCCCACATACAAAAGATAAGCAGAGTCAAGCCATAAATGACCTTCTTGAAGCAATCTATCCAAGGGTAGATAAGCAAGAATATATAATTACATTGGAACCTATAGAAACTAATCAAAATGCTGTATTTCAATATGTGTCAAGGACTGATAGCCCAGATGAGAACACAGAAAGCAGCCATATCCCTGATCAAACTCCAGTACAGATCCAGGAACCCAGCACTGAGCAACCCAAGACTGtttcagctccagccccagtcccagctgggGATATTCTAGAATTACCTCCTGCTGATCCTGTTACAAACAACGTGATATCTACTCCTGAAGAACAGCCACCAGCAGTAAATCCTGACTTGGACTCTCTGGATAATTCTGATTATGGCCACCAATTGATTTGTTGCCTCTGTAGGAAGGAATTTCATTCAAGACGCAGTGTACGCCGGCACATTCGAAAAGTACAcaaaaaaaagatggaagaaCTAAAGAAGTAtatagaaacaaaaaagaaaccaaaccagtGCTCTGCAAGAGGACGAAATAAGAATGTTCTTGTCGCGTTAGGTAGAAGTTGTCCTGTGTGTTATAAATCATTTGCCACAAAAGCCAATGTAAGGAGGCATTTTGATGAAGTTCATAGAGGATTAAGAAGGGATGCCATTACTCCTGATATAGCTACAAAGCCTGGGCAACCTTTGTTCTTGGATACAGTTTCTGCTAAAAAATCTCTTAAGACCAGAAAACAAAAGTCGTCTTCAAAGGCTGAATACAATTTAAGTGCATGCAAATGCCTTCTGTGCAAGAGGAAATATAGTTCACAGATAATGCTGAAAAGGCATATGCAAATTGTTCACAAGATAACTCTTTCTGGAAAGAactttaaaagagagaaaggacCCAACAATGCTACCAATGGCACAGAAATACAAGTTGAACCAGCAGATTCTGTAGAACCTTCACCCCCTTCCATTGTGCTTTCTCCACAGAATGAATTAAAGGGAACAAATCattcaaatgagaaaaagaacacACCgtcagcacagaaaaataagattaaacAGGACCCTGAAAACCCTAAATCAACCTCTAAATCAACCACTAAATCAACCTGCAAATCAACCACTAAATCAACCCCTAAATCAACCAATGCATCTGCTGCAGGTGGCCAGCAAAAAGCCAGGAAGCCAAAACTTTCAGCTGGCTTTGACTTCAAGCAGCTTTACTGTAAACTCTGTAAGCGCCAATTTACGTCTAAACAGAATTTAACAAAGCACATTGAATTACACACAGATGGAAATAATATTTATGTTAAATACTACAGGTGTCCACTGTGCTCTTATGAAACACGTCGCAAGCGTGATGTGATCCGACACATAACCGTGGTTCACAAAAAGTCGCCACGTTACCTTGGGAAAATAACAGCTAGTTTAGAAATAAGAGCAATAAAGAAGCCAATTGATCTTGTTCTAAATAAGGTGACAAAAAGAGGCTCTCAGAAGGATGAAACAAAACAGATCGGTTCAAAACAGGATGTCACCTCTAATTCTCCCAATAAAAAGTATGAAGGAGCTGATGTTGGCATTGAAGTAAAAGTAACAAAAAACTTTTCTCTGCACCGATGTAATAAATGTGGGAAAGCATTTGCCAGAAAAGCTTTTCTAGAACATCATAAGAAAACCCACAAAGCAAACGTATCTCATTCACCTGAAGAAAGTAAAACCAAAGGCAGAAGTACAAGATCTAAAGCTGTTGTCTg A